From a single Campylobacter concisus genomic region:
- the atpG gene encoding ATP synthase F1 subunit gamma, with the protein MSNLKDIKRKIKSVQNTQKTTRAMKLVSTAKLRKAEEAARYSRVYALKINEVLSEIAYKINQYASVMTESKFFNTTKSVEKVDIIFVTADKGLCGGFNVQTIKTVRRMIDKLKAKKIKVRLRAVGKKGIEFFNFQGVELLETYVGASSSPTYEKAQKIIKDAIDDFTNGITDKVVLIHNGYKNMISQEIRVNDIVPIEPSKIVAVETNSLMEFEPEDNYTKIMDELLNKYFEYSMYYALVDSLAAEHSARMQAMDNATNNAKQRVKQLNLAYNKARQESITTELIEIISGVESMK; encoded by the coding sequence ATGTCAAATTTAAAAGATATAAAACGAAAGATTAAGAGCGTCCAGAACACTCAAAAGACGACGCGTGCGATGAAACTTGTCTCAACAGCAAAGCTTCGCAAAGCCGAAGAGGCTGCTCGCTACTCTAGAGTTTACGCACTTAAGATCAATGAGGTTTTATCGGAGATAGCTTATAAGATCAATCAATATGCTTCAGTTATGACTGAGAGTAAATTTTTTAATACAACAAAGAGTGTAGAAAAGGTTGATATTATATTTGTTACCGCTGATAAAGGGCTTTGCGGTGGCTTTAATGTCCAGACTATAAAGACAGTTAGGCGCATGATTGATAAGTTAAAAGCAAAAAAGATCAAAGTCAGACTAAGAGCTGTTGGTAAAAAAGGTATAGAATTTTTCAATTTCCAAGGCGTTGAACTACTCGAGACTTATGTCGGAGCTAGCTCTTCACCTACATATGAAAAAGCTCAAAAGATCATAAAAGATGCTATTGATGACTTTACAAACGGCATAACAGATAAGGTTGTGCTAATACACAATGGCTATAAAAATATGATTTCTCAAGAGATTAGAGTAAATGATATTGTGCCTATTGAGCCGTCTAAGATAGTTGCGGTTGAGACAAATTCTTTGATGGAATTTGAGCCAGAGGACAACTATACTAAGATTATGGATGAATTGCTCAATAAATATTTTGAGTATAGTATGTATTATGCTTTAGTTGACTCTTTGGCAGCTGAGCACAGCGCTAGAATGCAAGCTATGGATAATGCAACAAACAATGCTAAACAACGCGTCAAACAGTTAAATCTTGCTTACAATAAAGCAAGACAAGAGTCTATTACCACTGAGCTTATCGAGATCATCAGTGGTGTTGAATCAATGAAATAA
- the atpA gene encoding F0F1 ATP synthase subunit alpha, with product MSAKIKADEISTIIKERIENFDLSVDVEETGKVISVADGVANVYGLKNVMAGEMVEFESGEKGMALNLEESSVGIVILGKTSGITEGSSVKRLKKLLRVPVGDALIGRVVNSLGEPIDAKGPIDATESRFVEEKAKGIMARKSVHEPLQTGIKAIDALVPIGRGQRELIIGDRQTGKTTVAIDTIINQKGQDVICIYVAIGQKQSTVAQVVKKLEEYGAMDYTIVVNAGASDAAALQYLAPYAGVTMGEYFRDNSRHALIIYDDLSKHAVAYREMSLILRRPPGREAYPGDVFYLHSRLLERASKLNDALGAGSLTALPIIETQAGDVSAYIPTNVISITDGQIFLESDLFNSGIRPAINVGLSVSRVGGAAQIKAIKQVSGTLRLDLAQYRELQAFAQFASDLDESSRKQLERGQKMVEVLKQPPYSPLPVENQVVIIFAGAKGYLDDVATANVTKFEAELYPYIEAKYPEIFEQIRTKKVLDKEVEEILHKALKDFKATFAAN from the coding sequence GTGAGTGCAAAAATTAAAGCTGACGAAATTAGCACGATAATCAAAGAGCGTATTGAAAATTTTGATTTAAGTGTTGATGTAGAAGAGACCGGTAAAGTCATCTCAGTCGCTGATGGCGTTGCTAACGTTTATGGTTTGAAAAACGTTATGGCTGGTGAGATGGTTGAGTTTGAAAGCGGCGAAAAAGGTATGGCTCTTAACCTTGAAGAGAGTAGTGTTGGTATAGTTATCCTTGGAAAAACTAGCGGTATCACAGAAGGAAGCTCTGTAAAAAGGCTTAAAAAACTTCTACGCGTTCCAGTTGGTGACGCATTAATTGGTCGTGTTGTAAATTCACTAGGTGAGCCAATCGACGCAAAAGGCCCAATTGACGCTACTGAATCTCGCTTTGTCGAAGAAAAAGCAAAAGGTATCATGGCAAGAAAAAGCGTTCATGAGCCACTTCAAACAGGTATCAAAGCGATCGACGCACTTGTGCCAATCGGTAGAGGTCAAAGAGAGCTAATTATCGGCGACCGCCAAACTGGTAAAACAACAGTTGCAATCGATACTATCATCAACCAAAAAGGTCAAGATGTCATTTGTATCTATGTAGCTATCGGTCAAAAACAATCAACCGTTGCTCAAGTCGTTAAAAAACTTGAAGAGTACGGCGCTATGGACTACACGATAGTTGTAAATGCTGGTGCTAGTGATGCAGCTGCTCTTCAATACCTTGCTCCTTATGCTGGTGTAACAATGGGTGAATACTTTAGAGATAACTCTCGCCACGCATTAATCATCTATGATGACTTATCAAAACATGCGGTTGCTTACCGTGAGATGTCTTTGATCTTAAGAAGACCACCAGGCCGTGAAGCTTATCCGGGCGACGTTTTCTATCTTCACTCAAGACTTCTAGAAAGAGCAAGTAAGCTAAATGACGCACTAGGTGCGGGATCTTTAACAGCTCTACCTATTATTGAGACTCAAGCAGGAGACGTTTCAGCTTATATTCCAACAAACGTTATTTCTATTACAGATGGTCAAATTTTCCTTGAGAGTGACCTATTTAACTCAGGTATCCGTCCAGCGATCAACGTTGGTCTTTCTGTTTCTCGTGTCGGTGGTGCAGCTCAGATCAAAGCTATCAAACAAGTTTCTGGTACACTAAGACTAGACCTTGCACAGTACCGCGAGCTACAAGCATTTGCTCAGTTTGCAAGTGACCTTGACGAGAGTTCGAGAAAACAACTAGAGCGTGGTCAGAAGATGGTTGAAGTACTAAAACAACCTCCATATTCTCCACTTCCAGTTGAGAATCAAGTAGTTATAATATTTGCTGGTGCTAAGGGTTATTTAGATGATGTTGCAACTGCAAATGTAACAAAATTTGAGGCTGAGCTATATCCATATATTGAGGCGAAATACCCTGAAATTTTTGAGCAAATCAGAACTAAAAAGGTTCTTGATAAAGAAGTAGAAGAAATTTTACATAAAGCGTTGAAAGATTTTAAAGCGACTTTTGCCGCTAACTAG
- a CDS encoding F0F1 ATP synthase subunit delta — MNEVVAKKYVKAILSDVKSNELNAFVENLSELAAAFASNKFKSIISLPTLKASQKVNFVLSLVKSQDVKFANFIKLLGANKRLELIPAILNEMKIEQSLLENTYRGEIIGNFDLSAEQLKALEENFSKKFDSKIKLNGSKSEYNGVKVELDDLGVEVNFSIDRLKSQMSEYILKAI, encoded by the coding sequence ATGAATGAAGTAGTAGCTAAAAAATACGTAAAAGCGATCTTAAGCGATGTAAAATCCAATGAACTTAATGCATTTGTTGAAAATTTATCAGAGCTAGCTGCTGCTTTTGCTAGCAATAAATTTAAAAGCATTATAAGTTTGCCTACTTTAAAGGCTTCACAAAAGGTTAATTTTGTACTATCTTTGGTTAAAAGTCAAGATGTCAAATTTGCAAATTTTATTAAGCTTCTTGGCGCAAATAAAAGACTGGAGCTTATCCCAGCGATCTTAAACGAGATGAAGATAGAGCAATCTTTGCTTGAAAATACATATCGTGGCGAGATTATTGGAAATTTTGACCTAAGCGCTGAGCAGCTGAAAGCTTTGGAAGAGAATTTCTCTAAGAAATTTGACTCTAAGATCAAGCTTAATGGCTCAAAGAGCGAATACAACGGTGTAAAAGTTGAGTTAGATGATTTAGGTGTTGAGGTAAATTTCTCTATCGACAGACTAAAAAGTCAAATGAGTGAATATATATTAAAAGCAATTTAA
- a CDS encoding F0F1 ATP synthase subunit B, with amino-acid sequence MKIKILFFLALPFLAYASEHGGTNYDIVERTLNFLLFFAILVYFAAKPLKALYQSRIDRIANKLESIQEKLRDSKAKKDDALKRVEEAKQNANSLIETAKKEALNLAAKVKSDAQNDIANLQKSYKEQKEFEERKMTKGVVNEILSDIFSSDSLKVDQKELVNIILKKVS; translated from the coding sequence ATGAAGATAAAAATTTTATTTTTTCTAGCACTTCCATTTTTAGCATACGCTAGCGAGCATGGTGGAACAAACTACGACATAGTCGAGAGAACGCTAAACTTCTTACTTTTCTTTGCTATTTTGGTATATTTTGCAGCTAAGCCACTAAAAGCTCTTTATCAAAGCAGAATTGACAGGATCGCAAATAAGCTTGAAAGTATCCAAGAGAAGCTACGCGATTCTAAAGCCAAAAAAGATGATGCTCTAAAACGTGTTGAGGAAGCTAAACAAAATGCAAATTCCCTAATCGAAACTGCTAAAAAAGAGGCTTTAAATTTAGCTGCTAAGGTTAAAAGCGACGCTCAAAATGATATAGCAAATCTTCAAAAGAGCTATAAAGAGCAAAAAGAATTTGAAGAGCGCAAGATGACAAAAGGCGTTGTAAATGAAATTTTGAGCGACATTTTCTCAAGCGATAGCCTAAAAGTCGATCAAAAAGAGCTTGTAAATATTATACTTAAAAAGGTTAGCTAA